TCTTCAGGTGAGTCATCTGAGAAGCCCATCTGTCTGCTGACATGCTCAGACTTTATGGAAGGATGTTTAGGAAGACAGGAAGTGGCACATCCCCAGCTCCAGCATGGCAGCTCCACATAGCGTCTACAGCAGGGGCATAGAATGGAGCAGACAGAGAGCAGAGCTTCACGGCAGCACGATCCTGTTGCTCCTCCAGCTGCCACACACCTGCTACACATGGTGTGAGAGCATGGCAAAATCAGGACGGTGTGGCATTCTTGACGGCAGGCTGGACGGACGGGCAGATGCTGCAAAAGTTCCATGCTATTTCTCTTTTCTGATCCGGTTAGAGTCCCACATCCAGCAGGTCTTATTATGGAAGGGCTTTTAGGATATCTGTCTTTATGCTTTTGTTCAAAGATCTCAGCTACAGTATTGGGATAAAATAAccaaaaggttttgtttgtgtgtaataATCCTgtctttacatttctttaattccTGTGGACCTTATCCTCACTAAACAGAAAGCAAACCTTGTTGATGCAGAACCCTCGTCCATCCAGAGAAGAGACAAAGAGGACCCCTCATGTGGTTCCAAAGGCATTTGCTCccctggaggaaaaaaatcagatattcccttttatttctcaaaaaagATGTGGAGAACACGTGAAGAGGCAAACAGGTTCTCTTGATGAGCGGCCTCGCCTGCATCTGTCGAAGGAGAAAACGTAAAATTACTCACAAGAtaaaaagacagacagagagagagaagagGCCGTGCTGTTGCTTGGGGGTTACCATGGTGACGAGTGCTTTTGTGGAGGAGCAACtactagatcagtgtttttcaaccagtgtgccgcggcacactagtgtgccgtgggagatggtcaagtgtgccgtgggaaattggcctcattaactgatttaacaacattttccatctccaggatttcagttcTCTGTTCATCcctacaggccctgataaaacactaagaaattgGGAATATGAAaaatcgtaaaatacttttttctttgtgtttatttgattctataaaatacattttataaggatgacagtaccgcgatttagccgcagcttccgCTGTGTTAGGAGAAtttccgcccctttaactgtctccaccaatcagtcTTGGGattttaatcacatgtcatcggtctgaccaatcagaaatggttaaagtcttcacttccttgttctgaattctgctggaaaagtctctcagttctaacaaagataccagctaaagctcgtctttagcggtgtagttttccacagaatccggtgtcagaccgtggatcaagtgaacaaaacaatgaagctcagataCGCTAGTCTCTCTGCGTTCGGCGGATTATtaaactacatctcccatgatgcatttggtTAAAGCGTGTGTGAGCGTCTGGGCGCACgactctctcctcttaacgtagtgaaaccacaacgaccacaaatcaaacagtttttaattcttttaacttaacttttatcacatcttaaaaaaaacagctgcagcttccagctttttctgccacaattatcacaaaaatgcatgtgagatcatggagggactgtggatcaatacagacggagtttctccctttttttgtttgtttttttgaatgccggtgtgccgcgggatttttgtcaaggttgaagtgtgccgtggctcaaaaaaggttgaaaaacactggtttaggaCATGGACTAGGGTATATGTTCAGAAAAAGCTATAGAAAGTATAATTTCTTACAAAGCAGACGTGGATCAGTTTGTGCAGGACACACCTGCCACTTGAATAAACATGccgctttccttttttttagttcactctCCCTACTcataaaaaagtttgattgcAGCCTTCTGACCCCACTTCTCAGGTCCCTGCATTTCTGCTTGTAAATCAGGATTGACCCCTTAAAAGCATTCCTGAGGATCTCTGGTTCACTAACTCgtccttacatttttttaatggacatgtCTGCTAATATTTCTAAGTTTCAACTCTCAGGGCAATAAGTGCGGTAAAACTAAACTCCAGCTGGCCCAAGCACAGGTTAAATTTTTCGGgacatttagtttctgtttctAGCAAAATTATTTCTCTCCCCGGACCTCACCACCTTATCTGATCAGCCCCCCAACTTTACTCACTCGCTGTAAGCTGCAGCTGCTTGCGCGGCTGATAGTTGTAACAATGTCACCTGTGATTCTCTTGTGCGAATTCTCCAGAATCACCTGCTCCACTCCCTTCCGTTCAAACTTTCCCATTAGTCAAACTATTATCAGCCTGTTCATGCTGCTGATGAAATGAGACGCAGTTCTTGTCTGTTTCactttcaatgtgttttttcacaatttttattttttaatttttatttatttttttcctgatttttttcctACTCTCATGCCTGGCTCTACTGACACCATTGATGATTtacatgattgtttgaagaaagctgtgagaacaaaggaaacaatgagtctgcctccagctctctcCTCCCCACAGACTCTGAATCCTGACCATAAGGCCTCCGTCGGTGACCTGCTTTACTCGAAGGCCATCCAACGGACTGATTGGTCACACCCGAGGTGGACAGGACCTTTCAAAGTTCTCCTCGCCACACCAACGGCAGTCCGCATTGCTGAGCGACCCTCCTGGATTCACGTAAGCCACTGTAGATTGCTGAGAGCATAcgagactgacattttgagacGCATCCCTGGTTGAAGTCCAACTACGAAGCCGCTGCAGTGTGACACCACTCCTGGCGAGGGGAGCTCCCTGGTGTGTTTCCTCTAGCGCTGCTCTCTTCCAGCTACAGTGAGCTTCGAACCAGCTGACATGGGTCCAGCTGTTGCTCGTGGTTTcattttgtacttttattcCCTCTTCCTCTGGAGATCTCACTCAAATCATCAGTGAGGTCAATGCCCTTAACACTAGAACGCCCAGGATTTTTCACTCCCCCTGCAGCGTCCAGAGCACAGCCAAATGGCTGGGTGGCTCAAAATGACTAATTCAACAGCCTAGAATTAGccacctttcatttgtaaatgcaGCAACTACTACAACTACctgatcatctggatgaagacatTACAATGTCCTAGTTAACCACATTCTTTGCTCAGATCAGGGTGGGGGAGGTTTTCTGCTTCAAAAGAGCCTCCAAGTTCTGACAAACTTTGACTCCCAGTGTGTCAATTGAAAAACCAAGATGCCTAAATTTTACTACACGGAGCAGACATTGAAAATTAAACTGGAGCAAGTCAACCCATTTGACTCTGAGGGAAAAGAGATATTCCTTCAGCAGGACTCAGACTGATATTTCTTCTGATAAGATTTCATAAACATCTTGTTCTCATTTGCTGAATTTAGCAGTTGtctatccattcattttctgtgcCTGCTCATCCTGGTCAGGATCACAGCGGTCTGCTGGAGCACATCCCAGCTAGTCACAAGCAACTGGggaggggtacaccctggatgggtcaccagtccattgcagggccacatagataaataaccaggcacactcacatacacacctaGGAGAAATTTAGAGTCATTTATTTAACAGCATGTTTCTTGGACTTGGGTGGCAAAAGAGGtctatttgacatgttttggaaTTTATAGTTTCAACTAGAATTcaactaaaaacaataaatttaaaacaaacaggtGAAACAACGTAGCTTTACATTGCTGAAGGTTTTCATTGTTCAGATCTCAGTAATCAGATCACAGATGAGGAGATTTCACTGCCATCAGAAAAGAGAGGACGACAGAGAGGAGACACACTGTGCCAACAGAAAAGGCAAAAGATGGCACAATGTGGCATGAAGAAAAGCTTGGGAGGCCTCTCCATCACAGCCCAATTGAATGTTACACTGCTGAGGAAGAGCCTACTGCTTTGGTCAGAAGTACGGTGTCGACTCGCTTATAGAGTTTCCTGTGTTTCCTCACTCCGGACATGCTTCAGACTATTCGGGACTGTACTGTTCAGCATGGACGTCAGACAGAAGACAACAGCTGGTTCATGGCCCTCCCTGAACTATTGGGGTTCATTGCCATCTTCCTTGTGAGGGGGGGATAAAACTTCCATCCATGCAAAACGCAAGATGCAAGATGGTCAGTGAAAATGGAAAATCCACTGATCTCCAAAATTATGGTCAGAAACAACTTCAAAGACATCATGCAGCATTTACAACGAGTTGCAATGGACAGGTTTCCTGCAATCTCCAATGTTTGGGGGGTCTTTCAACCAGAATCAGTAAAAAACTTCGCACAGGTACAAGCGGGAACTGAGAAGGCGAAAAAGGAATACAGTGTTTGGTGACAAGCTCCCATACCTGGCAAAGGGAAAAGGCCAATGTGCCAGGTGAATGGTCAGTACAAGAACAATAATGCCAGAGTGCGCTTTGTTGATTGCTACAAGTATACCATGTTgcaaatgcagaaaggagatTGTGGGGCAGTACCAAGTATGTGCAGACAAGTAGTGGGTTGAAGATATCACTTTGACCACAGGATTTCTTTGCTTGAAAATTTCAGTATTATGTCTGTAAAGAAGTGTCTCTTGTGCATGAACGATATATctcagccaaaaaagaaaaaccaaactgtggTGACCTCTTACTAGAAGTGACAGAGGTGAGGGGAGATAGTGAAAACCTGCCCAGCCacttggcttgtcctttttgcgTGACAAAAGAAAGGCCTAATGGCGGTGCTGTTCATGTGCAAACTATGTTGAAGGCTGTTCTTTGGGCATGCAAATTTTAACTAATCCAGCCACTTGGCTGTCCCTTGGACATTTTAGGTAGAAAAGCCAAATGGCTGCCCTACGTTCTAGTGTTAAAACACAGATTTCTTCTCAGATGACTGACGCCTACTGGTCTGGGTCCCCACTTTATTGGTTTTCTTCTGGTGGAGTGTACTGATAAAACTAGTCACTCCGGTTCtctgtgtcttgtttttcttttttcttttcgtctCCTGTGTGGTTCCCTGTATTAGATCAATGATTGACAAGATGCTTTCAGGCCGTGCGACGTATGTCAACACCCTTTACCAACACTATGCCCACAATCCTCCTGGTTCGCATCCGCTCGAGGTTGGTGTTTTGTTAGGAATAATTAGAAgtagaatagttagaaactccctttttactattattacatttacctatactttttattacactaatggtttaaacttaattcactgagtatgtattatcatctcaaaattatattgcaTCCTAACACAGCACAACCAAGCTATTGTCCTCACagtttctcctcatcctcccttttactttttgtgtgttctggtgtttgtgctctggcaaatgtctgtgggaacatcagagagatctgacacttgaagCTTTATGACCTTCAAGTATCCAGCCTGCAACAGCACGTGGGTGGGTTTTTCTCACCATAGATCTTCAGACCATCTTCTGAATATGTAAATGCCAAGTATATATACCAAGCCCTTTTCTGAGTGTCTTTGTTCAGACCTTGTGATCCTGTtcctctgtctgtaaccctgcgtacaaatctgtgctgttttgtgcggagtaaatctTCACTGAAgttaagtaactgtctctgagtctcatttattcatttctgtgtgctggaAACTGAAAGGGAAACGAACCAACCtaactatttttattattacagtcctttctagaaaatccagtttcctcacatgTTTATTAGATGTTACTACTTGTTCCTGCTCACCTTTGGCCTGAGGTCTCACCTGCTCCTTGAATGAAGCTGTTTAGAGGACTTCAGTGACTTCTCTGCTTTTTATGATTTCTGTGAGTTTAGGAAGGCCTGTCTCTCCAATGTGGAGGTAATTGTGAAAAAAGTTTGCCGCCCTTTAGATACTGTCTAAAGTACTGCATGCTGTTTGAAAATACATGTGAAATTTAAGTCTAACAACTGCAAATGTTAATGATTCTCTATTTCTACTTTTATTTgtcaaaactaaacatttataCAAACTCAGTACTCCAGTTTCATGCAGAATGGGTTCTGACCAAGAATGAAACACTGTAATTTAAATTGACTTCTTTTGTTGactaagacagaaaaaaagaaatattcaagagatgcataataatttaattaaataatattACGAGATACAAAGTACTATAAATCTTTGAAAGATATCCCAACAAGCACAATGGATCTGCTTACAAAATGGCAGAAAAATGCTGTAACGTATTTAAAGGAAAGTATTATAGAGGGTATATTACCtctaaaacaacaaagttaAACTGAGAAAACATTAAGAAGAATttactgtcatttatttttagttttttatatacattttttttccatgtgtaCTGCACTGTATTTTTATAGTCAGGTTAGTATAGTAAAGTCTGTTACAGTTTTCTCAGTGCTTTCTTTAGTTTGGTGCAAAAGCTGCTCTTTAAACACTTTCAGTATCTTCTAATGTTCTCAAATGGAAAGTATTTAAAGGGTGAATCAAATATAAATACTGTGTAATtgtaaacagttgtgtgttttgaaatttttttgattactgcattttagttttttgcacTTGTTTCCTTCGTCATCTTCTCATTCCTGTGCaaataatcttttttgttttccgtCTTTTTGTGCTAATTCATCATAAGGCTCTATAAGAAGATTAATAGCTGAGCAGCCTTATTCACACACATGATGAGCAAAACTGCATCCTGATCAACCAGAGTTACAGTAAAAGCATCAATTGATTGAGAGGTTTTCTCAGGTTTTCTTAGAGTGGCTAAATTCTAACCAGTAACCGAAGCCAAACTGCAGAGACATGTGGGTATGTTTTCTGCTGGAGGGGACTTCAGCAGGATCCCTCTCTACACCCCCACTCCACCTCTGCACAGCTAGACAGTGACACCAATATTAATTTCCAGATCACAGGCAGGATGAGTGGGTTCTGCAGGTAATAACAATAAATGTCAGAATTAATGGAGTCCAGAATCCAGCATGCAGaactgtgattaaaaaaaatatccttttaaatgaaagaaagcaCTCATGTGTCGTAAGGTTAGTTCTGTTTATTACTGTTAGCTGCTTTACACCACATATTTAATCCACTGCATCCAGCTGCTTTATTTGGTGCTGGAGGTTGTACTTTACCTCAGAGATACGAAAAGGAATTGAACCTTGAAACCAGTTTTTCTACAGTGTTTAGGCCTCCTAAGTAGGAACTCTTGACCCAAGGATGCAATAAACTGTTTtccaatatatttttatatattcatatttttgtttttaaaaatctatttctgTCTTTACTAAGGCATCTCTCACTGTGCTTTACTACACTTTTCTGGTTGCACTAAGGCTTTGATGATTCATTTTACCAACAGTTCCATTTACATTATAATTTGTGGTCACCAATGTGATTAATAGTCAACactggttcattttgaacgatccatTTCGCTGATCTAAGACCAataggacatctttagccaaaaattccacCAGTGCAACTCAGAGATAAaaacctgggtactgaacagtccatgcaggggaagttttccagattccttgtattctcttcaagataatcaaatgTAGATTAATTTTGGGAACACACAAACaggtaaacaaaaattaatggcaaatttattcacattttagtttcataaagttagACCCAGTGTTGTTTTCCTTATCAAAATAgtacaaacagaacattagtagaacattctaccacactgtatggtcacacaTGTCTTTAggaaagtgtttccacacattggactgtaatgatggtttGATCCTTTTGTGCATCATTACGTGTGTTGTCagcacttgtttgtttttatgtttcagtaaaataaatctatcatgcctcaatccaaaaggtaatttccaatattgatctgatcaatttatttaaatttgaaacaattttataatggtataggtcaattcgattgattaacaacttgcctcagaaagatcaatctggttggataaaCAGATTTATAGATTCATCAATTAATTGATTTGTTGATGCACCCCTAGCTTACACTCATTCAAAGGTAAACTAATGCTGCTCATGCACAATGTGTTTGCTTCATCAAGTGCCAGGGTTTCTTTTTACTGAACATCTATTCCACCAAataagacactttttaaaaaatgttttgccatTATAATTTGAAAAACACTTGTTTCTGAATTGTGTATAGATCAATAGAGTCTTATAGCTTCTGCGAGTGGGTGGTAATCGTGCCTGGCGACTGGTATGTTATAACGTTTCACCAGGATTTTTCTCCAGTCATTCACACACAAGCAAAAAACTCacattaattgtttttttacccaatgTTCTTCCACCACCAACTTCCAACAGCAGCTGGAATTAGACTGACCATTTTCTCAAGGAGTGGAGGCATCCATTTGATTTTCCCCAGAGGCCACATTCAATATTGAGGTGGAGGAACATGAGGAAATTGAAGACATGTGTTATGTTGTGAGGTCGTGGAGAGATCACACGGTCAGTcttttaagatgaactttattACTCCATTCATTCCAGAACATGTTGGCAGTACAGGCAGTTCACTTCCTCTTCTCTCCtttctccttcttctcctccttaTATCTTACATCGCCCCCTAGTGGCTACATCAGAACACAACATATTcccttttttctcaaaataaaatgcaacgtgcataacaattaaaataaacacattttactttTCCTGTAATCTTTTGATACATAACATAATTATGTCACATAATCTTCCAGCCAACGTGGGGGTCTCCTTACACGACCTGTAGTGACAGAAGTTCCATCAGATGTATTTGACTGAACCACAACAGGTGATTCCACATGCAGCAAATCCAATGCAGGGGtttcagaaacatttttcataGGAATGTTGGAACGAGTCAAACGTGAAGCATGCCACTTCCGCCCATCTTCTAACAAATAGGTTCCCTGTGCTAACTGTTTTAAGACTCGTAATGGCTCAGAAAATCTCTGATGAGCTTTTGGAACATGTGTCGGCTTCAGAACACGGACACACTCTCCCTCTTGAAAAAGAGGAACACGAGCACCACGTCTCTTGTCTGTGTAAAGCTTCATCTTGTGTTGTTTAGCAGCGACTGAGTCAGCCAACCGAGTCACAGCATTTTCCCTAGAGGCAGGGAGCAGGACATGCAAGCGAGTTCTCATTTTTCTCCCAAGAAGCAGTTCACAGGGAGCAACCTCAGTTGTAGAGTGAGGAGTGGAACGATAGACTTGAAGGAAGTCTGTCACAGTCTGACGCCAAGGTTTGCTTTCAAGAATGGCAGACTGAATACAACTCTTCAGCACTCTGTGAAACCTTTCAACCGCACCATTTGCAGCAGGGTGGTAAACTGAAGTTCGAATATGCTTTATGTCTCTGGAGAGCAGGAACGCAGAAAACTCAGCAGAAGTAAACTGACTTCCATTATCAGAAACAACAGTCCCCGGATTTCCAAATCTGCTgaaaactgaagaaagaaaagaaatcactGTCTGAGCCGTAACAGAAGCTGCAAAACCCACTTCTGGCCATTTACTGTGATAATCCACCAGTGTAATTGCATATTTACAGTCCCAAGCAGCAGTCTCAAAAGGACCCACAACATTTTTTGCCACCTTGTCCCAAGGCGAAGAAGGAAATGACACTGGTAcaagtggagctgcagcaggaactgcAGTTTTATCGCTACTTTGACAGAGTTGACACCCTTTAACGTGTTGTCTCACTTGGACATCCATGCCAGGCCACCAGTACAAGTCCCTGAGTCTCTGCTTGGTTCTAACAATGCCTTGATGACCTTCATGTGCCAAAATGATTAGTTGGTGACGTAAACTGATTGGAACAACCAGCCGAAAAACCTCTGAACACATAATCACGTTGAACGGAAAACTCCTCCCTCAACTTGAAGTATGGACGCACAGTTTCAGGCAATGCAGCAGATGAACAAGGAAAACCCTTCTCGAGTTGCAAGCGTAAGGCACACAACTCAGGAcatgcagcagaagcagaagcaaAGTCTGCAAGCGATATTGCAGTCATGGCAGTTGACAACATTGCCACAAATTCTGGCTCTGGATCAGCACAAACGTCCGAATCTGAAGAAAGAGGCAAACGTGACAGGCAATCGGCAATGCAATTTTCTGAACCTGGTCTGTACACCACATCATAGGTATAACACAGCAGGCGAGCAGACCAGCGTGCCAGACGCATGCCCGCACGATCAGTTCCCTTCGAAGTGAGTAGTGTGGTTAGAGCCTGATGATCCGTGCGCAGTGTAAATCTACGACCCCATAAATAGGTTCGCCAACGTTCCACAGCCCAGACGCATCCTAGAGCTTCCTTTTCAATGGTGGAGTATTTACGCTCCACAGCAGACAAGGTCCTTGAAGCAAATGCAACCACACGCTCTGTGTTACCATGAACCTGAGTGAGAACAGCACCTAAGCCATAATCAGACGCATCAGTTGAAACAGTAGTAGGCAAAAGTGGATCAAACAAAGCCAAAGCTGGACTGTCAACCAGAGCTCTTTTCACACTCTCAAAACTCTGTTGTGCCTTTTCTGACCATTGAAACTCAACCCCTTGACGGATGCAAGCACGTAAAGGTTCAACCATGGTAGCAAAGTTTGGCACGAATTTATTGTACCATGACACCAGTCCCAAAAAGGAACGAAGTGTAGCTACATCAGAAGGGGGTGGTGCATTGAGGATAGCAGAGAGGTGATCATCAGTAGGTTGAATGCCCTGTGGTATAACAGTATGACCCAAGAAACACAAACTGGACCTGTTAAACTGACATTTGTCTTTGTTCAGTTGCAACCCTGACTCTTTTAACCGTTTTAGTACAGCAGCAAGAGCAGCATCATGCTCACTTTGAGTTGCACCCCACAGAATGATGTCATCTAGATAATGTGCAACATTCGGTATTCCAGCCAACACTGTGGCTAGCATTTTCTGAAAAGCAGAAGGCGCTGAAGCCAACCCGTACGGCACTCTGCAAAATCTGAACAAGCCATCATGGTTGATAAAGGCAGTCAGATCCCTGCTTTCTTCATGCAAAGGTAGCTGAAAATAAGCAGACTCTAAGTCAAGAGTAGAGAAAACAGTTgcatctctgagttttgaaaGCATTTCATCAATGTGTGGGAGTGGATAGCTATCTATTACAACAGCTTTGTTCGGTTCTCGCAAGTCCACACACATCCTGATGTTACCGGATTTCTTTTGAATGACAACAATGGGGGAAACCCATGGAGAAGCATCGATCTTTTCTATTACCCCAGCTTGCAAAAGTTTTTCAAGCTCTTTACTCACAGCATCTCGCACAGACAGAGGTAAACGTCGCAGCTTCTGCCTGACTGGAGGGACACTTTTAGCGACTTTAACTTTATGTACAAATTTAGTCACACACCCCAGAGAGGGCTGTTGAGGCTGAGATGACAGACGCATCACAGGAGCAGGTGGTAAATCAGGG
The Oryzias latipes chromosome 13, ASM223467v1 DNA segment above includes these coding regions:
- the LOC110016230 gene encoding uncharacterized protein LOC110016230 isoform X3, whose translation is MELLQHLPVRPACRQECHTVLILPCSHTMCSRCVAAGGATGSCCREALLSVCSILCPCCRRYVELPCWSWGCATSCLPKHPSIKSEHVSRQMGFSDDSPEDCPHHAKEGAAHARSDFNPLKSTSVVDSGKQSSFANSAETTLDGAVELQEKEMEQSVFVPASQ
- the LOC110016230 gene encoding uncharacterized protein LOC110016230 isoform X1, with protein sequence MELLQHLPVRPACRQECHTVLILPCSHTMCSRCVAAGGATGSCCREALLSVCSILCPCCRRYVELPCWSWGCATSCLPKHPSIKSEHVSRQMGFSDDSPEDCPHHAKEGAAHARSDFNPLKSTSVVDSGKQSSFANSAETTLDGAVELQEKEMEQSVFGLFFSLDPSSVPPSLHLSSSCLTVSHHGDSPLQGRTRLRPGVL